A window from Patagioenas fasciata isolate bPatFas1 chromosome 36, bPatFas1.hap1, whole genome shotgun sequence encodes these proteins:
- the LOC139826177 gene encoding vasopressin V2 receptor-like: protein METPPAPPSPSGTPWPPRDVALAAAEVAVLAVVLTLALAGNVLVLVALTRGQGPSRPRPAAPLRRYLCHLSVADLGVAGGQVLPQLLWDVTDRFRGPDVLCRVTKYLQGVAMFASAYVAVAMAYDRHRAICRPLGGHWGPTMGGSRATTRWSQATVGGSQATIGGPQATMGGSQAAMSWPQVTIGGSQATIGGTWATIRGSQATMRGSEATMGGTWATIGGSQATMGGSEATIGASQATMGCPQATIGVSQATTGCPQAPIGMSQAPIGVSEATIGVSQAIIGASQATTGCPQATIGVSQATTGCPQATIGMSQAPIGVSEATIGVSEATIGVSQATIGVSQAPTGSSQAPSSHSRATMRYLQATIGCLGTTIGYLRTTIGYLRTTIGYLGATIGYLGATIGWLRATATRVRSRWGPLATAWTLALLFGLPQVGIFGQREVGAGERDCWATFVQPWGARAYVTWVALAVLVAPAALLGGLQVAVTRALRGHRGQGLGRARAKSHRMAMVVLGVYVGCWAPFFCAQLWAVWDPRAPVEGPAFTILMLLASLTSCTNPWIYGAFSTSVSRAVGRILCPCRAAPGTPRP, encoded by the exons ATGGAG acccccccggctccccccagCCCATCGGGCACCCCCTGGCCCCCCCGGGACGTGGCCTTGGCCGCAGCCGAAGTCGCCGTCCTGGCCGTGGTCTTGACCTTGGCCCTGGCCGGGAACGTCCTGGTGCTGGTGGCCTTGACCCGGGGTCAAGGTCCCAGCCGCCCCCGCCCGGCCGCCCCCTTGCGCCGTTACCTTTGTCACCTCAGCGTGGCCGACCTGGGGGTGGCGGGGGGACAAGTGTTGCCCCAATTGCTTTGGGACGTCACCGATCGCTTCCGGGGACCCGACGTCCTTTGTCGTGTCACCAAGTACCTGCAAGGGGTGGCCATGTTCGCCTCGGCCTATGTGGCCGTGGCCATGGCCTACGACCGGCACCGGGCCATCTGTAGACCCctagggggacattggggac CCACCATGGGGGGGTCACGGGCCACCACAAGGTGGTCCCAAGCCACCGTAGGTGGGTCCCAAGCCACCATAGGAGGGCCACAAGCCACCATGGGGGGGTCACAAGCCGCCATgagttggccacaagtcaccataGGAGGGTCACAGGCCACCATAGGGGGGACATGGGCCACCATAAGGGGGTCCCAAGCCACTATGAGGGGATCAGAAGCcaccatgggggggacatgggccaCCATAGGGGGGTCCCAAGCCACTATGGGGGGATCAGAAGCCACCATAGGGGCGTCACAAGCCACCATGGGTTGTCCACAAGCCACCATAGGGGTGTCCCAAGCCACCACAGGTTGCCCACAAGCCCCCATAGGGATGTCCCAAGCCCCCATAGGAGTCTCAGAAGCCACCATAGGGGTGTCCCAAGCCATCATAGGGGCATCACAAGCCACCACGGGTTGCCCACAAGCCACCATAGGGGTGTCCCAAGCCACCACAGGTTGCCCACAAGCCACCATAGGGATGTCCCAAGCCCCCATAGGAGTCTCAGAAGCCACCATAGGGGTCTCAGAAGCCACCATAGGGGTGTCCCAAGCCACCATAGGGGTGTCCCAAGCCCCCACAGGCTCATCCCAAGCCCCCAGCAGCCATTCCCGGGCCACCATGCGCTATCTCCAGGCCACCATAGGGTGTCTGGGGACCACCATAGGGTATCTCCGGACCACCATAGGGTATCTCCGGACCACCATAGGGTATCTGGGGGCCACCATAGGGTATCTGGGGGCCACCATAGGGTGGCTCCGGGCCACGGCCACGCGCGTGCGGTCACGCTGGGGCCCGCTGGCCACGGCCTGGACGCTGGCGCTGCTGTTCGGGCTGCCCCAGGTCGGCATCTTTGGCCAGCGGGAGGTGGGGGCCGGCGAACGCGACTGCTGGGCCACCTTCGTGCAGCCCTGGGGGGCCCGCGCCTACGTGACCTGGGTGGCCCTGGCGGTGCTGGTGGCCCCGGCGGcgctgctgggggggctgcaggtgGCGGTGACGCGGgcgctgaggggacacaggggacaggggctggggagggcgaGGGCCAAGAGCCACCGCATGGCCATGGTGGTGCTGGGGGTGTACGTGGGGTGCTGGGCCCCCTTCTTCTGCGCGCAGCTCTGGGCCGTCTGGGACCCCCGGGCGCCTGTTGAAG ggccCGCGTTCACCATCCTGATGCTGCTGGCCAGCCTGACCAGCTGCACCAACCCCTGGATCTACGGGGCGTTCAGCACCAGCGTGTCCCGCGCCGTGGGCCGCATCCTGTGCCCCTGCCGAGCCGCCCCGGGGACCCCCCGGCCATGA